From a single Staphylococcus epidermidis genomic region:
- the mnhG1 gene encoding Na+/H+ antiporter Mnh1 subunit G — protein MIATIVTSVSIIFVVLGALISAFAATGLIRLRDVYSRAHAAGKAATLGAMFLLFGAFLYFIGTEGYVNMQLIIGIIFVFITGPLSSHLIMKAAYNIKTPYTKDTKIDEIKEDMKHTKL, from the coding sequence ATGATAGCAACGATCGTCACTAGTGTCTCTATCATATTTGTTGTTCTTGGAGCTTTGATTAGTGCCTTTGCTGCAACGGGTCTCATTCGATTAAGGGATGTTTACTCAAGAGCACATGCAGCTGGTAAAGCAGCCACGTTGGGTGCGATGTTTTTACTATTTGGAGCATTTTTATACTTTATTGGCACTGAAGGATATGTAAATATGCAATTAATTATCGGAATTATTTTCGTATTTATTACTGGCCCTCTTTCAAGTCATTTAATCATGAAAGCTGCCTACAACATTAAAACACCATATACCAAAGATACTAAAATTGATGAAATTAAAGAGGATATGAAGCATACAAAGCTATAA
- a CDS encoding NAD(P)-binding domain-containing protein gives MHWTIIGGGLQGTTIALKLKNEGLKNEALTIIDPYSSLCERFNIYTQRISMPYLRSPFVHHIHPKPFHLKQYARYHQYTSAYYGPYKRPQRDMFMHHVHDLIHQFKLNDCHIQGKVEAINKSRGKWCIKLSTGDKMITDCVVIANGYTQTPFIPEIFRNKANVKHIFADNYHASLDKDTQHVVGSGISAAHLTLKLLNEHNHQLVHLWMNKDIEIHDFDADPGWLGPKKLNYLASISSSDARMKLIEDERHSGSMPMELFLRLKKYVQSGRLVIHTSQIDDVTESYIISAGKYFEYKHILLATGFYNQLLTQPLIKNLIQNEQAPLNQSGYPSLSNELKWLNQLFVAGGLADLELGPFARNIMGGKESAERISKAYKRLNKKIS, from the coding sequence ATGCACTGGACAATTATTGGTGGTGGCTTACAAGGAACCACCATTGCACTTAAATTAAAAAATGAAGGACTAAAAAATGAGGCGCTTACTATCATAGATCCTTACTCCTCATTATGTGAGCGATTTAATATTTATACACAACGTATTAGTATGCCATACTTAAGATCGCCTTTCGTTCATCATATTCATCCTAAACCTTTTCATCTCAAACAATATGCTAGATATCATCAGTATACTTCAGCTTATTACGGCCCGTATAAACGTCCTCAAAGAGATATGTTTATGCATCATGTTCATGATTTGATACATCAATTTAAACTTAATGATTGTCATATACAAGGTAAAGTCGAAGCTATTAATAAATCAAGAGGTAAATGGTGTATAAAACTATCAACTGGCGATAAAATGATTACCGATTGTGTTGTGATAGCAAATGGCTATACGCAAACGCCATTCATACCTGAAATTTTCAGAAATAAAGCGAATGTAAAACACATATTCGCTGATAATTATCATGCCTCTTTAGATAAAGATACTCAACATGTTGTTGGTTCAGGTATATCTGCTGCCCACCTCACTTTAAAATTATTAAATGAACACAATCACCAACTTGTTCATTTATGGATGAATAAAGATATTGAGATACATGATTTTGATGCTGACCCTGGTTGGTTAGGACCTAAGAAATTGAACTATCTTGCATCTATATCCTCATCAGATGCAAGAATGAAGTTAATTGAAGACGAACGTCATAGTGGTTCAATGCCTATGGAATTATTTTTAAGGTTAAAGAAATATGTGCAAAGTGGTCGACTCGTCATACATACGAGTCAAATTGATGATGTAACTGAATCCTATATTATCTCCGCTGGAAAATATTTTGAATATAAGCATATTTTGTTAGCTACTGGATTTTATAATCAATTGTTAACACAACCACTCATAAAAAATCTTATTCAAAACGAACAAGCACCACTTAATCAATCAGGTTATCCCTCTTTGTCAAACGAACTAAAATGGTTAAATCAATTATTCGTAGCTGGTGGACTCGCAGATTTAGAACTAGGTCCTTTTGCAAGAAATATAATGGGCGGTAAAGAAAGCGCTGAACGCATAAGTAAAGCATATAAACGTTTAAATAAGAAAATCTCTTAA
- a CDS encoding hotdog fold thioesterase translates to MTNLLETFEMKIEQKEDGKVVVSMPVTDKVKQPFGYLHGGASLALGETACSIGAAHLIDTQQFIPLGLEMNANHIRSTRQGHVRAFASLIHQGKTTQVWNIDIKDDHDQLISVMRGTIAIKPIQ, encoded by the coding sequence ATGACCAATCTTTTAGAAACATTTGAAATGAAGATTGAACAAAAAGAAGATGGTAAAGTAGTAGTGTCTATGCCTGTGACAGATAAAGTAAAGCAACCCTTTGGCTATTTACATGGTGGTGCAAGTTTAGCTTTAGGTGAAACAGCATGTTCGATAGGTGCTGCTCATTTGATTGATACGCAGCAATTCATTCCACTAGGTTTAGAAATGAATGCAAATCATATTCGCTCAACTCGACAAGGACATGTGAGAGCATTTGCTTCTTTAATACATCAAGGAAAAACAACACAAGTTTGGAATATTGATATCAAAGATGACCATGACCAATTAATCAGTGTCATGCGTGGGACGATTGCTATTAAACCTATTCAATAA
- a CDS encoding Na+/H+ antiporter family protein, producing MINAVVIAVILMIILCLCRLNVVISLFISALVGGLISGMNLEKVINVFGKNIVDGAEVALSYALLGGFAALISYSGITDYLVGKIIASIHAENSRLSRVKVKIIIIIALLAMSIMSQNLIPVHIAFIPIVIPPLVSLFNDLRIDRRLIALVIGFGLCFPYVLLPYGFGQIFHQIIQSGFQKANHPIEMNMIWKSMLIPSMGYVVGLILGFIVYRKPRVYEQRNVNDREKITELKPYVLIVTVIAILATFLVQTFTDSMIFGALAGVLIFFVSRAYRWYELDEQFVDGVKLMAYIGVVILTANGFAGVMNATGDIDSLVKSLTGLTGDHKLISIIVMYLIGLIVTLGIGSSFATIPIIASLFIPFGASIGLDTMALIALIGTASALGDSGSPASDSTLGPTAGLNIDGQHDHIRDTCIPNFLFYNVPLMIFGTIAAMVL from the coding sequence ATGATAAATGCTGTTGTAATCGCAGTCATATTAATGATTATACTATGTTTATGTCGATTAAATGTGGTCATTAGCTTATTTATTAGTGCACTTGTCGGTGGATTAATATCAGGTATGAATTTAGAAAAAGTAATTAATGTTTTTGGAAAAAATATAGTAGATGGCGCAGAAGTCGCATTAAGTTATGCGTTACTTGGTGGTTTTGCTGCCTTGATTTCCTATAGTGGTATAACTGATTATCTAGTCGGTAAAATTATTGCAAGTATTCATGCTGAGAATAGTAGACTTTCCCGAGTTAAGGTTAAAATAATTATTATCATTGCATTGTTAGCAATGAGTATCATGAGTCAAAACTTAATTCCTGTACATATTGCCTTTATTCCAATTGTAATACCTCCACTTGTGAGTTTGTTTAACGATTTAAGAATTGATCGCAGACTTATTGCATTAGTAATAGGATTTGGTTTGTGTTTTCCATACGTGCTATTACCTTATGGTTTCGGTCAAATTTTCCATCAAATCATTCAAAGTGGTTTTCAAAAAGCAAACCATCCAATTGAGATGAATATGATATGGAAATCAATGTTAATACCTTCAATGGGATATGTTGTGGGTCTCATACTTGGATTTATTGTTTATAGAAAGCCACGCGTTTATGAACAACGTAATGTAAATGATCGAGAAAAAATTACTGAACTCAAACCTTATGTGCTAATTGTTACTGTCATTGCCATACTAGCTACGTTTTTAGTACAGACATTTACAGATTCTATGATTTTTGGTGCGTTAGCTGGGGTACTTATTTTCTTTGTTTCAAGAGCATATCGTTGGTATGAACTCGATGAACAGTTTGTAGATGGAGTCAAATTAATGGCTTATATTGGTGTAGTGATACTAACAGCTAACGGGTTTGCTGGCGTGATGAATGCAACAGGTGATATAGATAGCTTGGTCAAGAGTTTAACAGGATTAACTGGAGATCATAAATTGATTAGTATTATCGTCATGTACCTCATTGGACTTATTGTAACATTAGGTATTGGTTCCTCTTTTGCGACTATACCTATTATCGCTTCATTATTTATTCCTTTTGGAGCATCAATTGGTTTAGACACAATGGCTCTCATTGCTTTAATTGGTACAGCAAGTGCTTTAGGTGATTCAGGTTCTCCAGCAAGTGATTCTACTCTTGGACCGACAGCCGGTTTGAATATTGATGGACAACATGATCATATTCGTGATACATGCATCCCGAATTTCTTGTTTTATAATGTTCCCCTTATGATTTTTGGTACGATAGCAGCTATGGTACTATAA